The DNA segment CAAGCAATTGCTGTTTTCAGCCGAATTGATTGTGGCCAAAGGAATGGGCAACTATGAGAGCATGACAGAATTTGATACGAGTGAGCTGTGTCCTGTAGTACATATAATGCGAACCAAGTGTTGGCCTGTAGCTCGTCATGTTGGTGTAGATCGTTACAAGAATATTGTTCTGATTCGAACTTAGACCTACATGTCTCTATCAAAACAGAATGTTCTGCTGTATGGTTTGGCTTCTACATAGAACACCTTCAATTCCGGGAATTCTAGATTGAGATAGTTGTTGAGTCGTTCCATACCCGGATTCTCCGTAGAAAGCGAACCTAATTCTAGCAGATTACAGCCGCGTTCGTTTGCTATGATTCTCGTTTGCGGTGTTGCATCCCCCGTCACGATTGTCCGTGCCTCCTTCTCTAGGGCACTTAGGATTTCGTTTTTTGAAATCAAACTACCTGGAAAAACCAGTACTTTCTCCACTTCTTGGTCGAGCTGACCTGTGAACTTAATTGAACTGAGGTTCATCTTATCTGCCACGTAGTTGAGAAATCGCGAGTGATTCATCGGCTCAGTGGTCTTGACTATGCGGCCTGCTGGAACTAATGATTCATGTTCTCCCTTTGTCATAAACTGTTGTTTATGTGTCAACCCCAGTCGCTCTACAAGTGCATCGCTGAGCCCGTTTTCAGCCCCTGTCCAAGCGGAGCTCATGACATATGTTGATATGTAATTCTTACTCAGTAATCGCACTCGGTCAAGATCCCACCCACTAAGGTGTTTTTTCGGCGCGGCGAAAATTGGTCTATTTGATATCAAGAGGTTTGCTTTTTGCTGTGTAGCACTAGTCACTACTCTTGCAGACGGATAAGATGCTACCAAAACCCGATTCACGGTAGTTTTGATTTGATCGGATGTAGATTGAGGCCCTATTTCAACGTAGCTTTTCCGCTTTGCAAAAGCAAGTCTGTTTGGAGCTATGTCTTCTAGATATTGGACTATATCAAACAGAGTAACCATCTTCTCTCTCCTTAGCTTTTTTCATGTTGAGTGATTGGCTGGGACGCATCAGGAACTACATCCCAGCCGTATCAGATTACATCATCCCTTTCTTCCGCATAACGACCAAGATAACTGCAATAATCGCGACTCCACTTATAGCTATTGCAGTAAATACCAGAGGATTAAGAATTCCGGGTGAAATAGGCGGGGTCTCTCCGGTGACTGTAATCGTCTTGCTTTCAAGGATGAACGTATTGCCAAGTTTATCTCCAACAGATACTTGGATAGTTACATTCGTCCCATTGGAGTATGGACCGATTTCAGCCTCATACTTACCACCCACATATTCCATCGATATTGCGTTCTCTGTTTCGTCTACTGAATAAGTCAGGTTTACGGTTGAAATCAAAGATTTGCTCCCGATATCCTGTGGGAGCTCGACGATCAACATCAATCCTTCATCGGCAGACTCGACTGAAGAGGTAACGCTATCAATTATACCTCCAGTCAATAGAGTGACAGGTTTCAAACTCTCAGTCGTGTTGAAGTCCTTGAGGTTGAAAACAATTTTCGTATATCCATAGCTACCGGTTTGAGCATCAAAATCAACGGTTCCCGTAGTGCCAGCACCAGCAGCAAGAGCTCGCCAATCCTCTTCAAAACTCAAAGAAGTACTATCAAATGGAGTGACATTCAGTTCAACTCCGGTTTCAAGCCTGTTTGCCATGGATAAGCTTATTGTGGTCTCGCTACTTGGTTCAGAAACCCCAATACTCTGTGAGACCTCTAATGCAATGCCCGTGACTTCCTCACTTATTGCATCTTCTGCATATGCTATGGCTCGTGATGGATTCCACCAATCTAATGCACTCTTTGCATGGTCAAGATAGAGCTGCGAAAGGGACACATTATATCCGCCCCCCTCAAGAGTCTCAATTTGACTCTCCGCATTCTCAACAGTTGTTTTGGCCTCTTCCTGAATTGAGAGAAAACGGTCCACCCAGACACCCTGACCGAAAACGAGATTGTTATACTTATCAAGAACAACTATTCTGCGATTCAGGACTGCATTTATGAGATCATCAGCTGTGATTGTACCCCCTGGCCCGCTGGGATTCTTTACAAACGCCACATTTCTGGTCAAACCGAGTTTCTTAGCAGAATGCCCATCCGAGGCTCCCATGAATGGCCAGAAATATGCTTGCTCTCCCAACCCGTGGATGTATCCGGAGTTATCCACTTCGAATGCATCATAGCCGTAGTTTTCGAAGTTTTCCCACACTGCTGCATACGGGAATCCTATGGTTGGGTGACAGAATACCGCTATGCCCCCTTGGGTATGTATGCCATCTACAGCTTCTTGTGTATTATCTGCATAGATCTGTTCGGTGAGTGGAAAGCCGACTGTATGTGGGATTGCAGACAACTCAGCTCCAATGAAAATCTCCGAATCTAGACCATATGTCTCTGTGAAATCTCTGACTGCTAGTGCTCCATAGATGCCATTAGTAGAGGGCTTATCATAGGAGTGGTCTGACATGACAAAGAAATCCTGATGGACCTCCAAGTTCCTGATTGCCATCTCACTAGGAGTATTCTGCCCATCGCTCGCAGTTGTGTGATCATGATATGCCCCATTGAAAATTTCATACTGCTCAATCTCTGTTTCGTTCAGGTCTGGTCCGTGGCCGATTCTGATAATTGCCCTCTCCGGCAGATTAACCGCTCTTTGCTCAGCCCCGACCAACCAATCGAAGATATTTACAGTTAGCTGTGAGTGGTCATCATCATTCACTTGCCACCCCACATTCTTTCTGTACTGCGTGAATGGAGCAAGAGCACCTATTGCCACTACTCTACCACTTCCATCTTCTGCAATGGCAAGCGCATCTCCAGAATCACTTGTTGCTAATGAAGTAGCTGCACCACTAACCGAGAGCGGGCAGCCACTGAGCTGGTCTGCATTTGAATGGAATGAGTCGACATCTGTGGTTATCTGATGGTCCTCCATCTCCCCTTCACTTCTGAGTACGCGCCCTCGCCATCTTTCTGCATCAAACTCGATACCATACGTTGTGGAAACCGGATTCAGATTCTCGACACTGTATCCCCAGGACCCCTCAAGGGGCTCGACGCCAACCAGCAGTAATCCACCACCATTCTCAACAAAGGTATGAATAGCATCAACTTCCCCCGTTGTAAGAGCAATGTACGGGAAGAATAGGGCTAGAACATCGTAATCATCAAGAAAACCACTATCAAGTGAACCATTCCAGTTCATGCTCACATTATATCCATGTTCGGAGAGTATCCAGCCAAACATGGATGCATTTCCCGGTGTCCACATCTCTGATGCGTTACCAGTATGTGACTCGTCAACTAGGACGTTCCCTCCACCAGAATTGGAGAGGGAATTCCCCATGTCAGGCACATCTGATGTAGTCGATACATCATGCGCAATTGGTACCTGTAATGATAACATTAGAAGAAGAAAGAAACTTAGCAGAGCAATTTTTTTCATAAGCACTCAACCAATTAGATATTTACACTTGTCCTACATAAGATGTTTCATTTAGACAGAGTGTCAATTGGCTGAGAACCTTGTGGATGAGGATTTGTGGCTAGCAATAAATTGGGGCTTTATTCTTCCTCTTCAATCTCCTCATCATATTGGTACAGTTCATCGAGATCTTCGTCAGAGACAAGCTGTTCTCTTGGCTCTTCTTCAATCTCTTCGATTTCCGGCTCCTTCTCGGGAGCTTCTGGAACTTCTCTTTCAAAAACACGCCCCTCTCTTTCTGCCTTCGTTTTCTTAATCTTCCAGTACTTGGCATTAACACTGCGTAGTCTTTTCTCGCGCTTCTCATTAGTAACCGAGGGATTCTGTACGTTTCGTAACCTTGCTCGTTCTCTTTCTAGAGCTTTCTCCTTGTCGCCCATTTCTTTTCACCGCAGCGCTTCGGTCCAGTCCGGGAATGTGTTTTTATAACTGTGTCGAATACACAAAGAAATCGGTATGTCCATATCACTTCTTATCTACTGAATCGGTGGTTGTTTGGTATGCCCCCTTCAAATCAAGAAGAAGTAAGCATCAGAATACGTCTTAGCCCTGAACTTCTACAGAGAGTAGATCGGGCTGCTGGTGAACATGGCCGGCAGCGGTTTATTCGAGATGCCATTCTTTCCAAGCTTGATGAGGAGCTTCCGCCTATTGTCAATCGGCTTGTAGATGAAGTTGAAGAACTCCGAGCTCGTGTCGAATACCTTGAGGAACAACAATCAGCGAGTATGTATAGGGATCAGCTAAGCTCAGTAACCAAGCGGCAAATATGCCGAGATGAGTTGGACAGAAAGATACTGACATACTTCGTTCAGCATAAGGGCGCAACTACTCCCGAACTTGCTGAAGAGTTACTGGGAAGTGAATCTAAGCGTCGCACCATTTTGGACAGAATTCATAGAATAAATGACGTAGCAGAAGAGATAGTGGACTTTCGGATTTTGGAATATGAGAAGGGACTGCGTAATGGTAAGCAAGGAGCTTGGTGGCTCATTGATAAGAATGAACTCATTCAGTAGGTGGTAAATGCTTTAAGGTCGTGAGAACGTGAAGCGGTGGGGCCGTAGTCTAGTCTGGATAAGGCACCAGCCTCCGGAGTTGGTAATCCCCGGTTCAAATCCGGGCGGTCCCGCCACAAATTAACCTCTTTTTGATTTCTATTCTATTTGCGCGGACTTTATATCTCTATAATGACTATTAATAACTAATATGGACGGTTGACCCTATGAGCTCAAAATTCGAAGAAGTCATCTCTAAATACGAAAAGAAACTGAATAGTGTCCCAGGAAATTCGGTTCTTGAGTATTTAGCAGAGGGTGAGAGTTTCCTAATCGACACCTCAGATTGTTTGCTCCGTGTTACCAAACGCAATGGACGGGCTGAAGTAGCCATGGTTGAAATCCCTGTTCCGTGATCACCTGCTTTCTCTTGCCAACTACCGATTTCATTCATTACCCAGCGAAGGGTCTATAAGAAACTCTAGGAGGATTCAGTTAGGGGCCGTAGTCTAGCCTGGACTTTCAGAGGACGACCTTCTGGAAGAGGCAGATAAGGCACCAGCCTGCGGAGTTGGTAATCCCCGGTTCGAATCCGGGCGGTCCCGCCATATCTAATTCTCATCTTGTGCGCTATTACTTGATCGAAACTTGGCGATTTGATGGCTAATGGCGTTTGCGTTCTCAGGCTTTTAGCCAAACCCCCTCAAAGGTATCATCTATAGTCTTAAATCATCGTAGAAGGGGAAATACTAGAATCAACACGAAGACCGCTTTTCGAAGTAAGTAGGTTGTTTTCGGAGGTTTCAATCATGCAGTTTACTCCCCAACGGCTAGAAAAAGTCCATCGTTCAATGAGGGCCGAAGAAATCGATGCTATCATTGTTACTCGAAAGCCTGATGTTCAATACCTTACTGGCTACCAACCTCCACAGCGTGACCTTCCTGTTGCATGCGTTGTCGTTGACGGCCATCAACCCCATTTGATTGTCTCTGAAACACAAAGAAAAGCATTATCCCTAGATTTGGTAATGGCAAAGGTTGTTACTTTTCCCGAAATTGGGTCCCCAGAATGGTTTTTAGCTCACAGTCCTCAAATGTGGAACTGCGCCATCGGAGAAATTCGAGATCTGGGTGCAGAAAGTGGCATG comes from the Candidatus Thorarchaeota archaeon genome and includes:
- a CDS encoding Nif3-like dinuclear metal center hexameric protein, yielding MVTLFDIVQYLEDIAPNRLAFAKRKSYVEIGPQSTSDQIKTTVNRVLVASYPSARVVTSATQQKANLLISNRPIFAAPKKHLSGWDLDRVRLLSKNYISTYVMSSAWTGAENGLSDALVERLGLTHKQQFMTKGEHESLVPAGRIVKTTEPMNHSRFLNYVADKMNLSSIKFTGQLDQEVEKVLVFPGSLISKNEILSALEKEARTIVTGDATPQTRIIANERGCNLLELGSLSTENPGMERLNNYLNLEFPELKVFYVEAKPYSRTFCFDRDM